From the genome of Suricata suricatta isolate VVHF042 chromosome 3, meerkat_22Aug2017_6uvM2_HiC, whole genome shotgun sequence, one region includes:
- the SFT2D2 gene encoding vesicle transport protein SFT2B, with amino-acid sequence MPRGPDCLSAFPYLIPVPGPLPCGALAFPLDLGCSGVCRFALLAVKWFVLQVEAPGSCEGSPGGSSSAAGEVVRGPVRLTFQVVEASSLSWGTRIKGFIACFAAGIVCSLLGTMLLWVPRKGLYLFAVFYTFGNIASIGSTVFLMGPMKQLKRMFEPTRLIATVMVLLCFTLTLCSAFWWKNKGLALIFCILQSLALTWYSLSFIPYARDAVKKCFAVCLA; translated from the exons ATGCCACGTGGACCCGATTGCCTGAGCGCCTTCCCCTATCTCATCCCCGTTCCTGGGCCCCTGCCCTGCGGGGCTCTTGCCTTTCCACTTGACCTGGGCTGCTCTGGTGTCTGCCGCTTTGCATTACTGGCTGTGAAATGGTTTGTGCTGCAGGTGGAGGCCCCGGGTTCCTGCGAGGGTTCACCCGGAGGCTCGTCCTCAGCTGCTGGGGAGGTGGTGCGGGGGCCAGTAAGGCTG acatttcaggtTGTCGAGGCATCTTCGTTAAGCTGGGGCACCAGAATAAAAGGCTTCATTGCCTGTTTTGCTGCAGGAATTGTCTGCTCGTTGCTG GGAACTATGCTGCTCTGGGTCCCCAGAAAGGGACTGTACCTCTTCGCAGTGTTTTACACGTTTGGTAACATCGCATCCATTGGGAG CACCGTCTTCCTCATGGGGCCCATGAAACAGCTGAAGCGAATGTTCGAGCCGACACGCCTGATCGCGACCGTCATGGTGCTG cTGTGTTTTACGCTCACCCTGTGCTCTGCCTTTTGG TGGAAAAACAAGGGGCTCGCTCTCATCTTCTGCATTTTGCAGTCCTTGGCCCTGACATG GTATAGCCTTTCCTTCATCCCGTATGCAAG GGATGCTGTGAAGAAGTGTTTTGCCGTATGTCTTGCGTGA